The Xanthomonas indica genome has a segment encoding these proteins:
- a CDS encoding DHA2 family efflux MFS transporter permease subunit: MATLDISIVNAALPTIQGEVGASGTEGTWISTSYLVAEIVMIPLTGWFVRTLGLRNFLLICALLFTFFSVVCGLSNSLTMMILGRVGQGFAGGALIPTALTIVATRLPPAQQTLGTALFGMTVILGPVIGPLLGGWLTENVSWHYAFFLNVPVCAGLVALLLLGLPHERMYLRGLLDADWLGIFGLTAGLGALTVVLEEGQRERWFESTEIVLLSVVSLVGFIALVASQFLSRQPVIRLSILLQRSFGAVFVMVMAVGMILFGVMYMIPQFLAVISGYNTEQSGYVVLLSGIPTVLLMPMMPKLLTTVDVRVLVLGGLSCFAAACFVNMHLTAESVGMHFVAGQLLQGCGLALAMMSLNQAAISSVPADLAGDASGLFNAARNMGGSIGLALISTFQERRMVFHTQMLGSGTTANSPMAQDYLHGIAAQLQSASGAGAAMQSLAQLARLVQQQALVMTYNDLFWIFGVIVVCTIPLAFLLKPLPKGGAPLAMH; the protein is encoded by the coding sequence ATGGCGACGCTGGACATCTCCATCGTCAACGCCGCGCTGCCGACCATCCAGGGCGAGGTCGGCGCCAGCGGCACCGAGGGCACCTGGATCTCGACCTCCTACCTGGTCGCCGAGATCGTGATGATCCCGCTGACCGGCTGGTTCGTGCGCACCCTCGGGCTGCGCAACTTCCTGCTGATCTGCGCGCTGCTGTTCACCTTTTTCTCGGTGGTGTGCGGGCTGTCCAACAGCCTGACCATGATGATCCTGGGCCGCGTCGGCCAGGGCTTTGCCGGCGGCGCGCTGATCCCCACCGCGCTGACCATCGTCGCCACGCGCCTGCCGCCGGCGCAGCAGACCCTGGGCACGGCGCTGTTCGGCATGACCGTGATCCTGGGCCCGGTGATCGGGCCGCTGCTGGGCGGCTGGCTCACCGAGAACGTGAGTTGGCATTACGCCTTCTTCCTCAACGTGCCGGTCTGCGCCGGCCTGGTGGCGCTGCTGCTGCTCGGGCTGCCGCACGAGCGCATGTATCTGCGCGGCCTGCTCGACGCCGACTGGCTCGGCATCTTCGGCCTCACCGCCGGGCTGGGCGCCTTGACCGTGGTGCTGGAGGAGGGCCAGCGCGAGCGCTGGTTCGAGTCCACCGAGATCGTGCTGCTGAGTGTGGTCTCGCTGGTCGGCTTCATCGCCCTGGTGGCCTCGCAATTCCTCAGCCGGCAGCCGGTGATCCGCCTGTCGATCCTGCTGCAGCGCAGTTTCGGCGCGGTGTTCGTGATGGTGATGGCGGTGGGCATGATCCTGTTCGGGGTCATGTACATGATCCCGCAGTTCCTGGCGGTGATCTCCGGCTACAACACCGAACAGTCCGGCTACGTGGTGCTGCTGTCGGGCATTCCCACGGTGCTGCTGATGCCGATGATGCCCAAGCTGCTGACCACGGTGGACGTGCGCGTGCTGGTGCTGGGCGGGTTGAGCTGCTTCGCCGCGGCCTGCTTCGTCAACATGCATTTGACCGCCGAATCGGTCGGCATGCATTTCGTCGCCGGGCAGCTGCTGCAGGGCTGCGGGCTGGCGCTGGCGATGATGTCGCTCAACCAGGCGGCGATCTCCTCGGTGCCGGCGGACCTGGCCGGCGATGCGTCCGGCCTGTTCAACGCCGCGCGCAACATGGGCGGCTCGATCGGGCTGGCGCTGATCTCCACCTTCCAGGAGCGGCGCATGGTGTTCCACACCCAGATGCTCGGCAGCGGCACCACCGCCAATTCGCCGATGGCGCAGGACTACCTGCACGGCATCGCCGCGCAGCTGCAGTCGGCCTCCGGCGCCGGCGCGGCGATGCAGTCGCTGGCGCAACTGGCGCGGCTGGTGCAGCAGCAGGCGCTGGTGATGACCTACAACGACCTGTTCTGGATCTTCGGGGTGATCGTGGTCTGCACGA